The following proteins are co-located in the Candidatus Competibacteraceae bacterium genome:
- a CDS encoding type IV pilus twitching motility protein PilT, whose protein sequence is MTLDELLTFSVQNKASDLHLSAGLPPMIRVDGDVRRINVPPLEHKQVHGLIYDIMNDKQRKDYDEFLECDFSFEIPKLARFRVNAFNQDRGAAGVFRTIPTQIMSLEELGCPPVFRDLINVPRGLVLVTGPTGSGKSTTLAAMIDHINKNEYGHILTIEDPIEFVHQSQRCLINQREVHRDTLGFSEALRSALREDPDIILVGEMRDRETISLALTASETGHLVFGTLHTSSAPKTIDRIIDVFPAGEKPMVRSMLSESLRAVISQALLKKKGGGRMAVHEIMVGVPAIRNLIREDKVAQMYSSIQTGAAFGMQTLDQGLLDLVKKGLIARDEALNYAQNKASFKQQI, encoded by the coding sequence GTGACCCTTGACGAACTGTTGACCTTTTCCGTACAGAATAAGGCTTCGGATCTGCATCTGTCGGCGGGTTTGCCGCCGATGATCCGGGTGGATGGCGATGTCCGCCGCATCAATGTGCCGCCACTTGAGCACAAGCAGGTGCACGGGCTGATCTACGATATTATGAACGACAAGCAGCGCAAGGATTACGATGAGTTCCTGGAATGCGACTTCTCGTTCGAAATTCCCAAGCTGGCCCGCTTCCGCGTCAACGCCTTCAACCAGGATCGGGGCGCGGCCGGTGTATTCCGCACCATTCCCACCCAGATCATGAGCTTGGAGGAACTGGGCTGTCCGCCGGTGTTTCGGGACCTGATCAACGTACCGCGCGGCCTGGTTCTGGTGACCGGTCCGACCGGGTCGGGCAAATCCACCACCTTGGCGGCGATGATCGACCACATCAACAAGAACGAGTACGGCCATATCCTGACCATTGAGGACCCGATCGAATTCGTCCACCAGAGCCAGCGCTGCCTGATCAACCAGCGCGAGGTGCACCGTGACACCCTCGGGTTCAGCGAAGCGCTGCGTTCGGCGCTGCGCGAAGACCCCGATATCATCCTGGTCGGCGAAATGCGCGATCGGGAAACCATCAGTCTGGCGCTGACCGCCTCCGAGACCGGCCATCTGGTGTTCGGCACCCTGCACACCAGTTCGGCGCCCAAGACCATCGACCGCATCATCGACGTGTTCCCGGCCGGCGAGAAGCCGATGGTGCGCTCGATGCTGTCCGAATCGCTGCGCGCGGTGATCTCGCAGGCGCTGCTCAAGAAGAAAGGCGGTGGCCGGATGGCGGTCCATGAAATCATGGTCGGCGTGCCGGCCATCCGCAATCTGATCCGCGAGGACAAGGTGGCGCAGATGTACTCGTCGATTCAGACCGGCGCGGCTTTCGGCATGCAGACACTCGACCAAGGTCTGCTGGATCTGGTCAAGAAAGGGTTGATCGCCCGCGACGAAGCCTTGAATTACGCCCAGAACAAGGCCTCGTTCAAACAGCAAATCTAA
- the pyrR gene encoding bifunctional pyr operon transcriptional regulator/uracil phosphoribosyltransferase PyrR has product MVHDAEFLIEVMAGQLQDLLARRGIAEPALVGVHTGGVWVAERLHQRLGIATPLGRLDISFYRDDFSRIGVNPQVRPSELPFDVDERHVVLIDDVLYTGRTVRAALNELFDYGRPASVLLAVLADRGGRELPVEANVVGTRLKLPPGQQIQLVGPEPLQLLIQTVP; this is encoded by the coding sequence ATCGTGCATGACGCCGAATTCCTGATCGAAGTGATGGCGGGGCAACTGCAAGACCTGCTCGCCCGACGCGGCATCGCCGAACCAGCGCTGGTGGGGGTTCACACCGGCGGCGTCTGGGTCGCCGAGCGCCTGCACCAGCGGCTCGGCATCGCCACGCCGCTCGGCCGACTGGATATTTCCTTCTACCGCGACGACTTTAGCCGGATCGGCGTCAACCCGCAGGTCCGCCCCTCGGAACTGCCGTTCGACGTGGACGAGCGTCATGTGGTGCTGATCGACGACGTGCTTTATACCGGTCGTACCGTGCGCGCCGCGCTGAACGAATTGTTCGATTACGGCCGCCCGGCTTCGGTGCTGCTGGCGGTGCTGGCCGACCGCGGCGGCCGGGAATTGCCGGTCGAAGCCAATGTGGTCGGTACCCGGCTGAAGCTGCCGCCCGGCCAGCAGATCCAGCTCGTCGGTCCCGAACCCCTGCAACTGCTGATTCAAACCGTGCCATGA
- a CDS encoding energy transducer TonB encodes MSGIARDTEITGRLLLALLLASGLHLALLFGIPADWWTIRHSKPPRFEVVLLPPAPVPVEPARTTSIPEPATPAAAAPPSPVAQPPESAVLAELPPPVSKPMPKPVEPARSPTPVTQIKPIIAAKPAKPAKPAKPKPPSSPKPARKVATKPPAKPKPPSSPKPARKVEAKPLAKPLHPAQSPAAKPVAPKPTRPSRVAKQPSAPGGTRARGPLNSATLLGQIASLDTEIQQRANAGLRSRRVNLADTRSMAGFYAADWARKVTRVGEMNFPDTARRLNLSAGPLLEVAIRADGGLREVRILRSSGNVELDRAARRIVELAAPYPPFPAELRRQVDLLRIESPWRFDPGGRVRAR; translated from the coding sequence ATGAGCGGAATCGCGCGCGACACCGAGATTACCGGCCGACTGCTGCTGGCGTTGCTGCTGGCCTCCGGTCTGCACCTCGCCCTGCTGTTCGGCATACCGGCCGATTGGTGGACAATTCGTCATTCCAAGCCACCGCGCTTCGAAGTCGTGCTGCTGCCACCCGCCCCGGTACCGGTGGAACCCGCCAGGACGACTTCTATCCCGGAACCTGCCACCCCGGCCGCTGCCGCCCCGCCGTCACCGGTCGCTCAGCCCCCGGAGTCCGCCGTCCTCGCCGAGCTGCCCCCACCCGTATCGAAACCGATGCCCAAGCCGGTTGAACCGGCTCGATCCCCCACCCCGGTAACCCAGATCAAGCCGATCATCGCAGCCAAGCCCGCCAAGCCCGCCAAGCCCGCCAAGCCAAAGCCGCCCTCTTCTCCAAAACCGGCTCGGAAGGTTGCAACAAAGCCGCCCGCCAAGCCAAAGCCGCCCTCTTCTCCAAAACCGGCTCGGAAAGTCGAGGCAAAACCGCTCGCCAAACCGCTTCATCCCGCCCAATCACCCGCGGCAAAACCGGTCGCGCCGAAACCGACTCGACCCAGCCGCGTTGCCAAGCAGCCCTCTGCTCCTGGCGGAACCCGTGCTCGCGGTCCGCTGAACAGCGCCACCCTACTGGGACAGATTGCCAGCCTGGACACGGAAATCCAGCAACGAGCGAACGCCGGGCTACGCAGCCGGCGGGTTAACTTGGCTGACACGCGGTCGATGGCCGGTTTTTACGCCGCCGACTGGGCGCGCAAGGTCACGCGCGTCGGCGAGATGAACTTTCCCGACACGGCTCGGCGATTGAATCTCAGCGCTGGTCCTCTGTTGGAGGTCGCGATCCGAGCCGACGGTGGCTTGCGGGAAGTCCGCATCCTGCGTTCCTCCGGCAATGTTGAACTCGACCGGGCGGCCCGGCGCATCGTCGAACTGGCCGCGCCCTATCCCCCCTTCCCGGCCGAACTGCGCCGACAGGTTGACCTGCTGCGGATCGAAAGCCCCTGGCGCTTCGACCCCGGCGGTCGGGTTCGTGCGCGCTGA
- a CDS encoding YqgE/AlgH family protein, whose translation MTEPTYLSNQFLIAMPTLADPNFFQTVTYLSEHNDSGALGLVINRPLQLTLGQLFEHLQIVTDRPEIAGLPVYHGGPVQPEQGFVIHSPLGQWGATLRVTERIGITTSRDILQAVARGEGPDLLLVALGYAGWGPGQLEQEMAENAWLSGPADPDILFRAPSDQRWLAAAALLGIDLTLLSADAGHA comes from the coding sequence ATGACCGAGCCCACCTACCTGAGCAATCAGTTTCTGATCGCCATGCCGACGCTGGCGGATCCGAACTTTTTTCAGACAGTGACTTATCTCAGTGAACACAACGACAGCGGAGCGCTGGGACTGGTCATTAACCGACCGCTGCAACTGACGCTCGGGCAGTTGTTCGAACATCTACAGATCGTCACCGACCGACCCGAGATCGCGGGGCTGCCGGTTTACCACGGCGGCCCGGTCCAGCCGGAGCAGGGTTTCGTCATCCATAGTCCGCTCGGTCAATGGGGCGCCACCCTACGGGTCACCGAGCGGATCGGCATCACCACTTCCCGCGATATCCTGCAGGCGGTGGCGCGTGGCGAAGGCCCGGATCTACTGCTGGTCGCCCTTGGCTATGCCGGCTGGGGGCCGGGACAATTGGAACAGGAAATGGCGGAGAACGCCTGGCTGTCGGGTCCCGCCGATCCCGACATTCTGTTTCGCGCGCCCAGCGACCAACGCTGGCTGGCCGCCGCCGCTCTGCTGGGGATCGATCTGACCCTGCTGTCCGCCGATGCCGGCCACGCCTGA
- the gshB gene encoding glutathione synthase → MTIKLGVVMDPIATITIKKDTTFAMLLAAQARGWELHYFEQADLYARADTAFGRTRLLSVRDDKSGWFSFHGERELPLAQLDVILMRKDPPFDMEYIYTTYLLELAETAGVLVVNKPRSLRDANEKFFALNFPRCCPPTLVDREPTRLKAFLSEHADIVVKPLDGMGGASVFRLRRDDPNLNVILETLTAHGRRLTMAQRYLPEITAGDKRILLIDGEPVPYALARIPQAGETRANLAAGGRGEGRSLSDRDRWICAQVAPRLREMDLLFVGLDVIGDFLTEINVTSPTCARELDAQFGLDIGADLMAAIERRLRR, encoded by the coding sequence TGGTGATGGACCCCATCGCCACCATCACCATCAAGAAAGACACCACCTTCGCCATGCTGCTCGCCGCCCAGGCCCGCGGCTGGGAGCTGCATTACTTCGAACAGGCCGATCTGTACGCCCGCGCCGACACGGCGTTCGGCCGCACCCGTCTACTGAGCGTGCGGGACGATAAAAGCGGTTGGTTTTCCTTCCACGGCGAGCGGGAACTGCCGTTGGCGCAACTGGATGTCATCCTGATGCGCAAGGATCCGCCGTTCGATATGGAGTACATCTACACCACCTACCTACTGGAACTGGCGGAAACGGCTGGGGTACTGGTGGTCAACAAACCGCGCAGCCTGCGCGACGCCAATGAAAAATTCTTCGCTCTGAATTTCCCGCGATGCTGTCCACCGACCTTGGTCGATCGGGAGCCGACCCGGCTCAAGGCCTTTCTGAGCGAACACGCCGACATCGTGGTCAAACCGCTGGACGGCATGGGTGGCGCCTCGGTATTTCGCCTGCGGCGAGACGATCCCAACCTCAACGTGATTCTGGAAACCCTCACCGCTCATGGCCGGCGACTGACCATGGCGCAGCGCTATCTGCCGGAAATAACGGCCGGCGACAAACGTATTCTGCTGATCGACGGCGAACCGGTGCCGTATGCGCTGGCGCGGATTCCACAAGCCGGCGAGACCCGCGCCAATCTGGCGGCCGGCGGCCGCGGCGAGGGCCGGTCGCTTAGCGACCGTGACCGCTGGATCTGCGCCCAGGTCGCTCCGCGCCTGCGCGAAATGGATCTGCTATTCGTCGGTCTGGACGTGATCGGCGACTTTCTGACCGAAATCAACGTCACCAGCCCGACCTGCGCGCGGGAACTGGATGCCCAGTTCGGGCTGGATATCGGTGCCGATTTGATGGCCGCCATCGAACGGCGCTTGCGGCGCTGA
- a CDS encoding dihydroorotase — MRMAIEGGRVIDPAHQTDAVTDLFIADGRIAGSGQPPAGFVPERRIDARDRIVCPGLIDLCARPREPGQEHKATIASEARAAAGGGITTLVCPPDTDPVIDEPAVVELIRRRAKAAGRVRVLTLGALTHRLHGERLAEMAALKEAGCVGVGDGGRTVASSRVLRRALEYAATFDLTVFLTPLDPELGHGLAHEGRVATRFGLPGIPVAAETGVIARDLELIRDLGVRVHFGRLSSARAVELVARAQEEGLSVTADTAVHHLYLSEIDLSGFDSRCHVLPPLRGLRDLDALRTGLAEGVLGALCSDHQPHEPDAKQAPFGDTEPGISGLDTLLALSLRLARDGILPLSALLARLTWGPARILGLDSGHLGTGALADICVFDPDAEWRVEADALRSRGHNSPFLGWELHGQVTHTLLEGQVVYAREARE, encoded by the coding sequence ATGCGTATGGCCATCGAGGGCGGCCGAGTGATCGATCCGGCTCACCAGACCGACGCGGTCACCGATCTTTTCATCGCCGATGGCCGCATCGCCGGGTCCGGTCAGCCGCCGGCCGGGTTCGTGCCGGAGCGACGGATCGACGCCCGCGACCGGATCGTCTGCCCCGGTTTGATCGATTTGTGTGCCCGGCCGCGCGAGCCCGGACAGGAGCACAAGGCGACCATCGCCAGCGAAGCCCGCGCCGCCGCTGGCGGCGGCATCACCACCCTGGTCTGTCCGCCCGACACCGATCCGGTAATCGACGAGCCGGCGGTGGTGGAGCTGATCCGACGGCGAGCCAAAGCCGCTGGCCGGGTTCGGGTACTGACGCTAGGCGCGCTGACCCATCGCCTGCACGGTGAGCGACTGGCGGAAATGGCGGCGCTCAAGGAAGCCGGTTGCGTCGGCGTCGGCGACGGTGGTCGCACGGTCGCCAGTAGCCGGGTACTGCGACGGGCGCTGGAATACGCCGCCACCTTCGATCTGACCGTGTTCCTGACCCCGCTCGATCCCGAACTGGGCCATGGTCTGGCTCACGAAGGGCGGGTCGCTACCCGGTTTGGCTTACCCGGCATTCCAGTGGCGGCGGAAACCGGTGTCATCGCCCGCGATCTGGAATTGATCCGCGACCTGGGCGTGCGGGTACATTTCGGTCGGCTGTCCAGCGCCCGGGCGGTGGAACTGGTGGCGCGCGCTCAGGAGGAAGGGTTGTCGGTGACGGCCGACACCGCCGTCCATCATCTGTATCTGAGCGAAATCGATTTGAGCGGTTTTGACAGCCGCTGCCATGTGCTTCCGCCGCTGCGTGGCCTTCGCGATCTGGACGCGCTGCGCACCGGGCTGGCCGAGGGGGTATTGGGCGCGCTCTGCTCCGACCATCAGCCGCACGAGCCGGATGCCAAGCAGGCGCCGTTCGGTGACACCGAACCCGGCATCTCCGGGCTGGACACCCTGCTGGCGTTGAGCCTGCGACTGGCACGGGACGGCATACTGCCGTTGTCGGCACTGCTGGCACGGCTGACCTGGGGACCGGCGCGGATTCTGGGACTGGACAGTGGCCATCTTGGTACCGGCGCACTGGCCGATATCTGCGTTTTCGACCCCGATGCCGAATGGCGGGTGGAAGCGGACGCCTTGCGGAGCCGCGGCCACAATAGCCCGTTTCTGGGTTGGGAACTGCACGGGCAGGTCACGCACACCCTGCTGGAAGGGCAGGTGGTCTACGCGCGTGAGGCGCGAGAGTGA
- the ruvX gene encoding Holliday junction resolvase RuvX, with amino-acid sequence MPATPDPPSSTTRQSPQVVLGFDFGRTRIGVATGVVVTGTARPLRVLSTRRQRPDWDAIDRLLAEWRPDLLVVGVPRHADGSANAMTVAALRFSRQLHGRFRLPVATIDERLSSWEAEQRSFEPAAGRRRGDGAALDDWAAALILESWFNQQRSLASCMTPNS; translated from the coding sequence ATGCCGGCCACGCCTGATCCGCCGTCGTCGACCACACGCCAATCCCCTCAGGTGGTGTTGGGCTTCGATTTCGGTCGGACTCGCATCGGCGTCGCGACCGGCGTGGTGGTCACCGGCACGGCACGGCCCCTGCGGGTGTTGTCGACGCGCCGGCAGCGCCCCGACTGGGATGCCATCGACCGGCTGCTCGCTGAATGGCGACCGGACCTGCTGGTGGTCGGAGTGCCGCGCCACGCCGACGGTAGCGCCAACGCCATGACGGTGGCCGCGCTGCGCTTTAGCCGCCAGTTGCACGGTCGTTTTCGCCTGCCGGTGGCGACCATCGACGAACGGCTGTCCTCCTGGGAAGCCGAACAGCGCTCTTTCGAGCCGGCCGCCGGCCGTCGGCGCGGTGACGGCGCGGCACTGGACGACTGGGCGGCGGCGCTCATTCTGGAAAGCTGGTTCAACCAACAACGGAGCCTCGCATCGTGCATGACGCCGAATTCCTGA
- a CDS encoding aspartate carbamoyltransferase catalytic subunit: MSAANLQLDRQGRLLHFLTVEGLSRRHLTEILDTAESLRGVAERRVKKLPTLHGKTVVNLFFEASTRTRTTFELAAKRLSADVLNLNIATSATTKGESLLDTLRNIEAMQCDMFVVRHPQSGAAEFMARHVKPHIAVLNAGDGCHAHPTQGMLDAFTIRRHKPDFPSLQVAIVGDILHSRVARSLIHALNILGAGEVRVIAPRTLLPAWVESLGVRVFHSPQAGLREVDVIVMLRLQRERMERALLPTEQEFFQQYGLTEERLALAKPDAIVMHPGPINRGVEIDSRVADGPRSVILEQVTNGIAVRMAVMSITLGNHARPLEEDA; the protein is encoded by the coding sequence ATGAGCGCCGCCAACCTCCAGTTGGACCGCCAGGGCCGGTTGCTGCATTTCCTGACCGTGGAAGGGCTGAGCCGTCGCCATCTGACGGAAATCCTCGACACCGCCGAATCGTTGCGCGGCGTGGCCGAGCGGCGAGTCAAGAAGCTGCCGACCCTGCACGGCAAGACCGTGGTCAACCTGTTCTTCGAGGCCAGCACCCGGACTCGCACCACTTTCGAACTGGCGGCCAAGCGGCTGTCGGCCGACGTGCTGAACCTCAACATCGCCACCTCGGCCACGACCAAGGGCGAAAGCCTGCTCGACACCCTGCGCAACATCGAGGCGATGCAGTGCGACATGTTCGTGGTGCGCCACCCGCAAAGCGGCGCGGCGGAATTCATGGCCCGCCACGTCAAGCCACACATCGCGGTCCTCAACGCCGGCGACGGCTGCCACGCCCATCCCACCCAGGGGATGCTGGATGCGTTCACCATCCGTCGCCACAAACCGGATTTTCCCAGCCTGCAAGTCGCCATCGTCGGCGATATCCTGCACTCGCGGGTGGCCCGTTCCCTGATCCACGCGCTCAACATCCTCGGCGCCGGCGAAGTTCGGGTGATCGCCCCGCGCACCCTGTTGCCGGCCTGGGTGGAGAGCCTGGGCGTGCGGGTCTTCCACAGCCCGCAAGCCGGGCTGCGGGAGGTCGATGTGATCGTCATGCTGCGCCTGCAACGGGAACGGATGGAGCGGGCGCTGCTGCCGACCGAACAGGAGTTTTTCCAGCAGTACGGCTTGACCGAGGAACGGTTGGCGCTGGCCAAACCGGATGCCATCGTCATGCATCCCGGTCCGATCAACCGCGGCGTGGAAATCGACTCGCGGGTGGCGGACGGGCCGCGTTCGGTGATCCTGGAACAAGTTACCAACGGCATCGCCGTGCGCATGGCGGTCATGTCGATCACGCTGGGCAACCACGCCCGACCGCTTGAGGAGGATGCTTGA